From the Streptomyces sp. NBC_00390 genome, the window GGGGAATCTGTACATCGCCACCGGTGACAACAACTCCTCGGGCTTCAGTGGCGGTTACTCCGGCAACAACCCCGAGCCGAACTTCAAGGGCGTGTCGTTCGCCGACGCGCGCCGCACCGCCGGCAACACCAACAATCTCAACGGCAAGATCCTGCGTATCCATCCGCAGGTCGACGGCACCTACACGCTCCCGGAGGGCAACCTCTTCACAGGCCAGGAACCGGACGAGGGCGGCGGCAAGACCCGCGGCGAGATCTATGTGATGGGCGTACGCAACCCGGCACGCATCTTTGTCGACAAGAAGACCGACATCCTCTATGCGGGCTGGGTCGGCCCGGACGCCGGTGCGCCGTCGACCACCTGGGGTCCGGCCAAGTACGACACCTTCGCCGCCATCACCAAGGCGGGCAACCACGGCTGGCCGTACTGCATGGGCAACAAGCAGCCCTACCGCGACCGTAATCTGCCGGATCCCGCCAAGCCGCTCGGCTGGTACAACTGCGACGCGCCGAAGAACGAGTCCCCGAACAACGACGGCCTGGTGAATCTGCCGCCCGTCACCTCCAACACCATCTGGTACTCGCCGCAGGGCGGCGGGGTCGACTACCCGCGGGACGCGAACGGCATCCCGAGTTACAGGACGGAGGAGCAGAAGCTCCTGCTGCCCTGGCTCAAGGGCGGCGGCCAGGCCACCATGAACGGTCCCGTCCACCGCTACGACGCGGCGAGCACCAGCACCGTGAAGTGGCCGTCGTACTGGGACGGGAAGTGGTTCGTCGGTGACTTCTACGACGGCGACCAGCCGCGGCACGCGGTGCTCACCGATCCCAGGACCGTGGGCAAGGGCGGCCTCCCGGTCCACGCCGAATCCCTGAAGAAGATCATCCCCGTGGGGGCCGACGGCATCCGCAACCTCATGGACTGGAAGTTCGCTCCGGACGGCTCGCTGTACGTCCTGGACTACGGGCGCGGCTTCTTCACCTCAGACTCCAGGTCAGCGCTGTGGCACGTGACCTACAAGGGCGGCGAGGCGACCCCGGCCGCGGACCAGCTGGCAAGGAAGGCGGCGGACCGGTGAGACTCGGACGCAGAACGGCGACTTTCTGGACGGCACTTGTGGCCGCCGTGGTGTCGGTCCTCGCACTGACCTCCGCCGCCGCGTACGGCAGGACCGACGACGACCGGGCAGCGGCCGCCGCCCAGGTACTGACCTGGACGGCCGGCGACTCCATCGAGCGCTATCTGTCGTTCCCCACCACCGCGGTGGCGGGCGCGACCACGATCGTGTTCGAGAACAGCAGGGCGACCGGCAACACCACCGGAATGCCGCACACGCTGACCTTCGATCTGTCCGACCCCGAGTACAACCACGATGTGCCGCTCAACATCCTGGCCAATCCGAACGACGACATGGGCGGCCGGCACACCGCCGAGGTCACGCTCACGCCCGGCCGGTATCTGTTCAAGTGCACGATTCCCGGCCACGGAGCGATGCAGGGCGTCCTCACCGTCACCGAGGGCGGCGGCGAGGACACCACCGCCCCCGAGACGACGGTCAGGCTCGACGGCGACAAGAACGCGGACGGCGCGTACATCGGCCAGGCCACCGTGACCGTGGGCGCGACCGACGCGGGCTCGGGTGTCGACAGGATCGACTACGCGATCGGGGCGGACGGCCCCTGGCAGGCCTACACGACCCCCGTGGTCGTGGACCAGGTGGGCACGCACCGAATCCGCTACCGAGCCATGGACAAGGCGGGCAACACCGCGGCGGAGAAGGCCGTCGACTTCGCCGTGGCCGCCCCGCCCACCGACGACACCACCGCCCCGGAGACCTCGGCGACGGTGAGCGGCGAGAAGGACGGGCAGGGCCGGTATCTGGGGATGGCGACGGTCACCGTGACCGCTTCCGACACCGGCTCGGGCGTCAACACCATCGAGTACGCGATCGGGGCGGACGGCGCCTGGCAGCCGTACACCTCACCGGTGATGGTGCACGAGACCGGCTCGCACAAGGTCAGGTTCAAGGCCACCGACAAGGCCGGCAATGCGGCCGCGGAGAAGTCGGTCGACTTCACGGTCGTCGAGCCGCCGGCCGAGGACACGACGCCGCCGGAGATGACGGCAGGCGTCTCGGGCGAGAAGAACTCCGACGGCGCGTACATCACCAGCGCCAAGGTGACGGTCGTGGCGGCCGACACCGGGTCGGGTCTCGACAAGGTCGAGTACTCGCTCGACGGCGGCCCGTATCTCGCCTACACCACACCGGTGATCGTCGACCGGGTCGGCCACCACACGGTGCTGTACCGGGCGACGGACAAGGCCGGCAACACCGCCGCCGCACAGAGCGTGTCGTTCACGATCGCGGAGGGCGGCGGTGTCCCCGCGCCCAACTGCCCCGAGTTCGACGAGCGGTTGACCGTCGTCGTCGGCGCGGTGGACACCGGCGTACCCAACCGGATGACCCGCAGCCGCTGCACCGTCAACGAGCTGATCGAGGACGAGAAGGACTGGTCCTCACACGCTCTGTTCCTCAAGCACGTGGACGCGGTGCTCGACAGACTGCTCGCCGACGGTGTGATCGACCAGCGTGAGCACAAGAAGATCTACCGGGCCGCCAAACAGTCCGGTCTCGGCAAGCCGGGGCAGAACGCCGGCTATCGCGACCTCTTCGACGGCACGCCGGGCTCGTTCGCCAAGTGGCAGCATGTGGGCGGCGGTTCGTTCGGCCTGAACGCCGACGGGTCGATGACCAGCGGCACCACCAAGGGCGGTCTCGGCATGCTGTGGTTCCCGCAGCGGCAGTACGGGGACTTCTCGCTGAAACTGCAGTGGCGCGACGACGCCCCCGGCACCGGCAACGCCAACAGCGGTGTCTTCGTGCGCTTCCCGTACGTCCACAACAACCCGGAGGAGTCCCGTCCCGAGTGGGTCGCGATCAAGTACGGCCATGAGGTGCAGGTACTGGACCGGCCCGACGGCGACATGTACAAGACGGGTTCGGTCTACGGCTTCGACCGGGTCGGGCTCGGCGGCGCAGGTGTCACCCCGAAGGGCACCTGGAACGACTACGAGATCAGGGTGGAGGGCCAGCACTATTCGGTGTTCCGCAACGGCGTCCTGATCAACGAGTTCGACAACGCCGGGGGCCAGGTCTTCACCCCGCCCCGCGCCGACGACCCGGGCACCGACGGCCGGCGCTACGCCACCGGCTACATCGGCCTCCAGGTCCACGGTACGACCGATGTGATCTCGTACCGCAACATCCGCATCAAGGAGCTGTGAGCGGATACGAAGCCGGGCCGGGCACCACCCTCCGAGAGGGGTGCCCGGCCTTCTTCGCGTGCCGCCATCCGCGCCCCTACTCACCTTCGGACACCGGGAATTGAGCCGCCGTACTCAGGTCCGGCTGATCATGGCCTGAAACCATCAGCACATGCTCAAACAGACGAGCGATCCGCGTCCGCGGGTCGGAATCACCGCCGTCGGCAGCGCGCTGCCGGACGCGGTGCTGACATCGCAGAGCCTGCTGCACGAAGCTGCGCGCGGACTCGGCAGGACCCTGCCGCCGACGCTGCTCGCCCAGGCCACCGGAATCATCACGCGCCGCGTCGCCGCCGACGACGAACACGCGTCGACATTCGCCGTACGCGCCGCCCGCCGGGCGCTGGCCGCAGCGTCGCTCGACCCGCACGACATCGACCTGCTGCTCTTCGCCTCCGCGTCGCGCGACATGGTCGAGCCCGCCACGGCGCACATCGTGCAGGCCGAACTCGGCTCGAATGCACACGCCCTCGATGTCACCAACGCCTGCAACAGCTTCATCAACGGGATCGACCTCGCCCGCGTCATGATCCAGGCCGGCCGGGCCAGGCGCGCCCTGGTCGTGACCGGTGAGACCCCGAGCCGTGCGGTACGGCGGGCGCCCGCCGACCTCGCGGCGTTCCGCGACGGCTTCGCGGGCTACACCTTCGGGGACGCGGGCGCGGCGGTCGTCCTGGAGGCGGTGGAGCGCGGCGGCATTCTCGACGTGGACACCGAGACGCGTTCGGAGCACTGGGACGTCGGCGGCATCCCCGGCGGCGGCTCCCGGCATCCGCGCGGTGACGACCACACGTACTTCCGAGGTGACGGCCACGAACTGCGCGGCGTCTTCGAGAAGACGGGCACCTCGGTCGTCGAACGCACGCTGCACCGCAACGGATTGGACTGGAGCTGCTTCGCGAAGGTGCTGGTGCACCAGGTGACTGTGCCGTATCTGGAACGCTTCACCGAACTGACCGGAGTACCGGCGGAGAAGCTGGTGATCACCGTCCCGGAACTGGGCAACATCGCCAGCGCGAGCATCGGGGTCCAGCTGGAGAAGGCGTACGAGGAGCTGCTTCCCGGCGACCGGGTGCTGTTCGTGGGCCTCGGGGGCGGCATCAGCATCATGACGATGATCTGGGAGAAGTCGTGACGGGCCACGGCACGATGTGGGTGATCCTGCCCGCGCACCAGGAGGAGGCGAGGCTCGCAGGTACCCTCGGCGCCCTTGCCGCCCAGCAGGACCGTGACTTCACACTTCTCGTGGTGGACAACGCCTCGACGGACCGTACGGGCGCCATCGCCCGGGATTTCGCCGGGTGCGCGCCGTTTCCCGTCGAGGTGCTGGCCGAGCCCGTGAAGGGTGTGGGCTGCGCCGTCGACACCGGGTTCCGGTACGCGATCGTCCGGGGTGCGACCCTGCTGGTGCGCACGGACGCCGACTGTCTGCCACGGCCCGGCTGGACGGCCGCAGCCCGTGCCGCGCTCACCGACCGGGGCACGCTCGCCGAGCCGCGTATGGTGTGCGGCCGGATCGTGGCACGGCATGACGAACACGGGCCGCTCGGCCGCACCGGCTTCGCCCTTCTGGTGCGGCTTGCCGCCCTGTTCGGCCGGCTCAGGCCCGCCCATGCCCGCAGGAACGGCTACCTGGCGCCGTACCGCATGCACGCCGGGAACAACATGGCGATCACCGCCGGCCTGTACCTCGCCGCGGGCGGCATGCCCCGGCGGCCGTCGCCGACGGACCGTCTGTTCCTCAACCGGGTGCGGCGGCAGACGGACCGGATCGTGCACTGCCGGGCCATGGTCGTGGAGAACTCCACGCGCCGGCTCGGCGCTTACGGCATCAGGGGCACGGCCCGCTGGTATCTGGACCGCGGCAGCGGCGGGCGCGGGGACGACCCCCGCTGAGTCGTCCCTGCCGCGCAGCGCCTGCGCCACGGCGTCCCAGCTCCTACGCACCATCCGTGCGCGGACCGTCGCGCGCCTCGGCCCTTCGGGGTCGCCGGCGCGCCCCGGCCGTACGCCGCACGGCCCAGCCCCTCGCTTGCGCCGTCGCGCCGCAGGGTCCGAACGGACCCCCTGCCTGCGGGACGTGCGCGCCGTTGCCTTCGGGGATCGCCCGTCCGCCGGCGGCCGGGCCGCGGTGCGCCCGTCGCTCCCGGTCGGCGGCCGCGGTCCGCAGGCCGGTGGCGGCGTGGCCGGCCCCGCCTCGGCTCTCGCCGCCCTCGCCCGGCCTCGCTCCGGCTTCGTCCTCCCGCCCACCGTCACCTACCCGTGGATGGCTCCTGATGCTCGACCTTCTCGACCACGCGCTGCGCTCCGCCCCGGAACGGCCGGCCGTGCTCGGCGCGACGCTGACCGGGCATGGCCGGGTGCGGGCGACCCGGGGTGAACTCGCCGGGCTTGCCGACGCGTACGCCTCATCGCTGTACGCACGCGGTCTGCGCACCGGGGACACCGTCGGCGTCGCGGTGCGTCCCGGCCCTCGGGCGCTCGCCGTCCTGCTCGCCCTGTGGCGGCTCGGACTGCGCGGCGCCGTGCTGGATCCCGGCGCCGGCCCGGACGTGCTGCGCTCTCGGCTCTCACTCGCCCGACCCTCGCTCGTGCTGGCCGATGCCACCGCACAGGCGGTCGCCGGCTGGGCCCGGCCACTGGCAGCGCGGGCCCGCCTCACGCTGCCCGATCTGGCCGAGCTCGCTCCGGTCGCGACAGTGGGCCGCAGGCTGCCCGGCTGTGCACCCGCGCTCGAAGCGGCAGGGACGCGCATCCCGGTGACCGACCACGGTGACGGCGACGCGGTCATCGTCTTCACGTCCGGTACGACATCCCGCCCGAAGGCGGTCGTGCACACCCGCTCCAGTCTGTCCGCCGGCATGGACACGGTCCGCGCCCTCTTCTCCGCGCACCCGGACGAACCCGTCGTCGGCGGTACGTTCTTCGTCCTCGTGCCGGCTCTGACACAGGGCGCACCGGTCGCACTCCCGGCCCGCTCGCCCCGGGTCCTCTCCCGGCAGCTGCACCGACTGCGGCCCCAGGGAACCTATCTGACTCCACCTCAGCTCAGGGACGCGCTGCGCGCCGGGGCCCCCTTCACCGGCCGGGTGTGGACAGGCTCGGCGCCTGCGAGTGCCGAACTGCTCGACCGCGTACGGAAGGCCGGCGCTGCGGAGGCCTGGGGCGTGTACGCGCTCACCGAACTCTTCCCCGCCGCCGCGGTCGAGTCCAGGCA encodes:
- a CDS encoding 3-oxoacyl-ACP synthase III family protein codes for the protein MLKQTSDPRPRVGITAVGSALPDAVLTSQSLLHEAARGLGRTLPPTLLAQATGIITRRVAADDEHASTFAVRAARRALAAASLDPHDIDLLLFASASRDMVEPATAHIVQAELGSNAHALDVTNACNSFINGIDLARVMIQAGRARRALVVTGETPSRAVRRAPADLAAFRDGFAGYTFGDAGAAVVLEAVERGGILDVDTETRSEHWDVGGIPGGGSRHPRGDDHTYFRGDGHELRGVFEKTGTSVVERTLHRNGLDWSCFAKVLVHQVTVPYLERFTELTGVPAEKLVITVPELGNIASASIGVQLEKAYEELLPGDRVLFVGLGGGISIMTMIWEKS
- a CDS encoding glycosyltransferase, which codes for MTGHGTMWVILPAHQEEARLAGTLGALAAQQDRDFTLLVVDNASTDRTGAIARDFAGCAPFPVEVLAEPVKGVGCAVDTGFRYAIVRGATLLVRTDADCLPRPGWTAAARAALTDRGTLAEPRMVCGRIVARHDEHGPLGRTGFALLVRLAALFGRLRPAHARRNGYLAPYRMHAGNNMAITAGLYLAAGGMPRRPSPTDRLFLNRVRRQTDRIVHCRAMVVENSTRRLGAYGIRGTARWYLDRGSGGRGDDPR
- a CDS encoding OmpL47-type beta-barrel domain-containing protein — translated: MRLGRRTATFWTALVAAVVSVLALTSAAAYGRTDDDRAAAAAQVLTWTAGDSIERYLSFPTTAVAGATTIVFENSRATGNTTGMPHTLTFDLSDPEYNHDVPLNILANPNDDMGGRHTAEVTLTPGRYLFKCTIPGHGAMQGVLTVTEGGGEDTTAPETTVRLDGDKNADGAYIGQATVTVGATDAGSGVDRIDYAIGADGPWQAYTTPVVVDQVGTHRIRYRAMDKAGNTAAEKAVDFAVAAPPTDDTTAPETSATVSGEKDGQGRYLGMATVTVTASDTGSGVNTIEYAIGADGAWQPYTSPVMVHETGSHKVRFKATDKAGNAAAEKSVDFTVVEPPAEDTTPPEMTAGVSGEKNSDGAYITSAKVTVVAADTGSGLDKVEYSLDGGPYLAYTTPVIVDRVGHHTVLYRATDKAGNTAAAQSVSFTIAEGGGVPAPNCPEFDERLTVVVGAVDTGVPNRMTRSRCTVNELIEDEKDWSSHALFLKHVDAVLDRLLADGVIDQREHKKIYRAAKQSGLGKPGQNAGYRDLFDGTPGSFAKWQHVGGGSFGLNADGSMTSGTTKGGLGMLWFPQRQYGDFSLKLQWRDDAPGTGNANSGVFVRFPYVHNNPEESRPEWVAIKYGHEVQVLDRPDGDMYKTGSVYGFDRVGLGGAGVTPKGTWNDYEIRVEGQHYSVFRNGVLINEFDNAGGQVFTPPRADDPGTDGRRYATGYIGLQVHGTTDVISYRNIRIKEL
- a CDS encoding class I adenylate-forming enzyme family protein; its protein translation is MLDLLDHALRSAPERPAVLGATLTGHGRVRATRGELAGLADAYASSLYARGLRTGDTVGVAVRPGPRALAVLLALWRLGLRGAVLDPGAGPDVLRSRLSLARPSLVLADATAQAVAGWARPLAARARLTLPDLAELAPVATVGRRLPGCAPALEAAGTRIPVTDHGDGDAVIVFTSGTTSRPKAVVHTRSSLSAGMDTVRALFSAHPDEPVVGGTFFVLVPALTQGAPVALPARSPRVLSRQLHRLRPQGTYLTPPQLRDALRAGAPFTGRVWTGSAPASAELLDRVRKAGAAEAWGVYALTELFPAAAVESRQKAAYDGAGDLVGAPLPGVEARTDDAGELLLAGAAARHRCLGDDPDPWVRTGDRAHLDAAGRIVLEGRCKDMVLRRAENIYPGLYEPSLHVPGVELAVLVGVPAGDGDERLVAVVEPRPGYTEQQLRTALADPMRRMGSARPDALLFAPVPLSGRSRKPDREATAELAAVRLR